One genomic region from Proteus vulgaris encodes:
- the moaA gene encoding GTP 3',8-cyclase MoaA: MQQLVDAFSRKFFYLRLSITDVCNFRCTYCLPNGYKPNGHKSFLSLDEISRLTQSFAALGTEKIRLTGGEPTMRRDFTDIIATIKDNASIKKIAVTTNGYRLSRDVAQWRDAGLSAINVSVDSLDPRQFHAITGQDKFSQVMEGIDAAFTAGFEKVKVNVVLMRNVNDKNLPDFLNWIKDRPIQLRFIELMETGDGSDIFNRFHLSGEVIRQRLLNEGWLQIPRARSDGPAQVFTHPDYQGEIGLIMPYEKDFCLTCNRLRVSAIGNLHLCLFGENGIPLRDLLADDSQQEALQQRIQGGLLHKRETHFLHQGDSGITPNLSVIGG, encoded by the coding sequence ATGCAACAACTCGTTGATGCGTTTTCCCGCAAATTTTTCTATTTACGTCTTTCAATTACAGACGTGTGTAATTTTCGTTGTACTTATTGCCTACCTAATGGTTATAAGCCTAACGGTCATAAATCATTTCTTTCGTTAGATGAAATCAGCAGACTGACACAATCTTTTGCCGCATTAGGGACAGAAAAAATTCGCCTAACAGGTGGCGAGCCTACAATGCGTCGTGATTTTACTGATATTATCGCAACCATTAAAGACAATGCGTCTATCAAAAAAATTGCAGTAACAACCAATGGCTATCGTTTATCTCGAGATGTTGCCCAATGGCGTGATGCGGGTTTAAGTGCAATTAATGTGAGTGTTGATAGCCTCGATCCTCGTCAATTCCATGCTATTACTGGGCAAGATAAATTTAGCCAAGTGATGGAAGGGATTGATGCTGCATTTACTGCGGGTTTCGAAAAAGTAAAAGTTAACGTTGTGCTAATGCGCAATGTGAATGATAAAAACCTCCCTGATTTTCTTAATTGGATCAAAGACAGACCTATCCAACTGCGCTTTATCGAATTAATGGAAACTGGTGACGGTAGTGATATTTTCAACCGCTTTCATTTATCTGGTGAAGTTATTCGCCAACGCTTACTTAATGAAGGTTGGTTACAAATTCCTCGCGCTCGTAGTGACGGGCCTGCTCAAGTATTTACCCATCCTGATTATCAAGGTGAAATTGGTCTTATCATGCCTTATGAAAAAGACTTTTGTTTAACTTGTAACCGTTTACGCGTTTCCGCTATTGGTAATCTCCATCTTTGCCTATTTGGTGAAAATGGTATTCCTCTACGCGACTTACTTGCTGATGATAGTCAACAAGAAGCATTACAACAGCGTATTCAGGGTGGTCTTCTTCATAAACGAGAAACCCATTTTCTTCATCAAGGCGATAGCGGTATTACACCGAACTTATCTGTTATTGGTGGATAG
- a CDS encoding ABC transporter permease: MFYRLLTLIMKELQSLLQEPQTRIILIMPVIFQMILFPFAATLDVTNASIAIFDEDNGKQSIELTQRIAKASAFSQTLLLKNEHEIKETIDNRKALLLVRFPQNFSAELESHVPVKLQIILDGRNSNSAQIAANYVQQIVQNYQTELAGNTPSLLNKTELVVRNWYNPNLNYKWFIVPSLVALIITIGVMIVTSLSVAREREQGTLDQLLVSPLSTWQIFVGKAVPAMVVAAVQGTIVLIIGIFGYQIPFSGSLVLFYFTMLIYGLSLVGFGLLISALSSTQQQAFIGVFVFMMPAVLLSGYISPVENMPVWLQHATWINPIRHFTDITKQIYLKNADITVIWHSLWPLLVIAAGTGTFAYYLFQRKIA; the protein is encoded by the coding sequence ATGTTTTATCGCCTTCTCACCCTGATAATGAAAGAGTTACAGTCATTATTACAAGAGCCTCAAACGCGTATTATTTTAATAATGCCAGTTATCTTTCAGATGATCTTATTCCCTTTTGCCGCAACGTTAGATGTTACCAATGCCTCTATTGCCATTTTTGATGAAGACAATGGTAAACAATCTATTGAGTTAACCCAACGTATCGCCAAAGCGAGTGCATTCTCTCAAACTCTTTTACTTAAAAATGAACATGAAATAAAAGAGACGATTGATAACCGCAAAGCGCTTTTATTAGTTCGTTTTCCCCAGAATTTTAGTGCTGAACTAGAAAGCCATGTTCCTGTTAAATTGCAAATAATCCTAGATGGTCGAAATTCTAATAGTGCTCAAATTGCCGCTAATTATGTGCAACAAATCGTACAAAACTATCAAACTGAATTAGCAGGTAATACACCTTCTCTACTGAATAAAACAGAACTTGTTGTTCGTAATTGGTATAACCCGAATTTAAATTACAAATGGTTTATTGTGCCTTCTTTAGTGGCGTTGATTATTACCATTGGCGTGATGATAGTCACTTCACTTTCTGTTGCTAGAGAGCGCGAACAAGGCACATTAGATCAACTGTTAGTTTCGCCACTATCAACATGGCAAATCTTTGTTGGCAAGGCAGTTCCAGCAATGGTTGTTGCCGCTGTTCAAGGTACCATCGTATTAATTATTGGGATATTCGGTTATCAAATTCCATTTTCAGGTTCATTAGTCCTATTTTACTTTACCATGCTTATTTATGGCTTATCGCTGGTGGGTTTTGGCTTATTAATATCGGCATTAAGTTCGACCCAACAGCAGGCTTTTATTGGTGTCTTTGTATTTATGATGCCAGCAGTTTTATTATCGGGTTATATTTCACCGGTAGAAAATATGCCCGTTTGGCTACAACATGCCACATGGATAAACCCAATTCGTCATTTCACTGATATCACAAAACAGATTTACCTTAAAAATGCTGATATCACCGTTATATGGCACAGTTTATGGCCTTTATTGGTGATTGCCGCAGGTACTGGTACTTTTGCATATTATCTTTTTCAAAGAAAAATAGCTTAA
- the bioD gene encoding dethiobiotin synthase: MAKTWFLTGTDTEVGKTVVSSALLQCAAHQGYQTAGYKPVASGSEWLNEGLRNSDALTLQKFSTVKLDYQRVNPYCFETPTSPHIVSQEMSQPIDFDVMSEGLSYLKQQADWVLVEGAGGWFTPLSENQFFSDWVINEKLPVILTVGVKLGCINHALLTQQAIIQSGLTLAGWVANEVEPAGRYQKEYLATLKQHIKAPFLGKIPYLNEVKEHDFTPYLDLSCLKLS, from the coding sequence ATGGCTAAGACATGGTTTTTAACAGGTACCGATACAGAAGTAGGGAAAACCGTGGTAAGTAGCGCTCTATTACAATGTGCGGCGCATCAAGGGTATCAAACTGCGGGCTATAAACCAGTTGCTTCGGGAAGTGAGTGGCTAAATGAAGGTTTACGTAATTCAGATGCACTCACATTGCAAAAATTCAGTACGGTAAAATTAGATTATCAGCGTGTTAACCCTTACTGTTTTGAAACTCCTACATCGCCCCATATTGTTAGCCAAGAAATGAGCCAGCCTATTGATTTTGATGTGATGTCAGAAGGGTTGTCTTACTTAAAACAGCAAGCCGATTGGGTTTTAGTCGAAGGGGCAGGTGGTTGGTTTACGCCATTATCAGAAAACCAATTTTTCTCTGATTGGGTTATCAATGAAAAGCTACCTGTTATTTTGACTGTAGGTGTTAAATTGGGTTGCATTAATCATGCGTTATTAACGCAACAAGCAATTATTCAGTCTGGTTTAACATTGGCGGGTTGGGTTGCGAATGAAGTTGAGCCAGCAGGGCGATATCAGAAAGAGTATCTGGCAACATTAAAACAGCATATTAAAGCGCCATTCTTAGGCAAAATACCCTATTTAAACGAAGTAAAAGAGCATGATTTTACTCCTTACCTCGATCTTTCCTGTTTAAAACTAAGTTGA
- a CDS encoding DUF1266 domain-containing protein, whose amino-acid sequence MSGYVYAGFPSSAGVILGVILLIMLFKWLRKFAVQDSELQKPSTAGQEPILSEAENTSGQLLPNEWGLYVAAPYAAMNEWAYNEYDQGKDDGGLSAGWGINDRWDLVYQLFWLLTQGHTNDFYQLRDQILDGKEDDVQSLKNDILLSELTEHDKNERLWQIDMMSTNRMNIQNVKYLIWDLCRFNKLCLEGCQQGYITQQEAQTWSLMSASMLRRIYDGWEDMWRNFIAARWFWASGDQDWVSSHQAFTDVIQNILNAEDTLATEENWIMDLPPLDLMSFSRTVAGLGLMKNDVPMTLDEIEEAISQRITLKQLNS is encoded by the coding sequence ATGAGTGGTTATGTTTATGCAGGGTTTCCCAGCTCTGCAGGGGTAATTCTTGGTGTTATTCTTCTTATTATGCTTTTTAAATGGCTACGCAAATTTGCTGTACAAGATAGTGAGTTGCAAAAACCATCAACAGCAGGGCAGGAGCCCATTTTATCTGAAGCAGAAAATACGTCAGGTCAGTTGTTGCCCAATGAATGGGGTTTATATGTTGCAGCGCCTTATGCCGCAATGAATGAGTGGGCATATAACGAATACGATCAAGGTAAAGATGATGGTGGACTATCAGCAGGTTGGGGAATTAACGACCGTTGGGATTTAGTCTATCAACTATTTTGGTTGCTTACTCAAGGTCACACCAATGATTTTTATCAGCTACGTGACCAAATTTTAGATGGCAAAGAAGACGATGTTCAATCATTAAAAAATGACATTTTGCTTTCTGAGTTAACTGAACACGATAAAAATGAGCGTTTATGGCAAATCGATATGATGAGCACAAATCGCATGAATATCCAAAATGTGAAATATCTAATTTGGGATCTCTGTCGTTTTAACAAGCTCTGTTTAGAAGGTTGCCAACAAGGTTATATTACTCAACAAGAAGCCCAAACATGGTCATTAATGAGCGCATCAATGTTGCGTCGAATTTATGATGGTTGGGAAGATATGTGGAGAAACTTTATTGCTGCTCGTTGGTTTTGGGCGAGTGGTGATCAAGACTGGGTATCTTCTCATCAAGCTTTTACGGATGTAATACAAAATATTCTAAATGCTGAAGATACACTGGCAACAGAAGAGAATTGGATCATGGATTTACCGCCATTAGATTTAATGTCGTTTTCTCGTACTGTTGCAGGCCTTGGTCTGATGAAAAATGATGTACCAATGACACTTGATGAAATTGAAGAAGCAATTAGTCAGCGTATTACATTAAAACAGCTTAATAGCTAA
- the moaD gene encoding molybdopterin synthase sulfur carrier subunit has protein sequence MIKVLFFAQVRELVGVDSLELDCEYHTVDDLRKALITKGERWSLALEDGKLLSAVNQSFVQGSHVINDGDEIAFFPPVTGG, from the coding sequence ATGATTAAAGTTCTCTTTTTTGCTCAAGTTCGTGAATTAGTCGGCGTTGATTCTCTTGAGTTAGATTGTGAATACCACACAGTAGATGATTTACGTAAAGCATTAATCACCAAAGGTGAACGTTGGTCACTCGCATTAGAAGATGGCAAGTTACTCTCTGCGGTAAACCAATCCTTTGTTCAAGGCTCCCACGTTATTAATGATGGTGATGAAATCGCCTTTTTCCCACCTGTTACAGGAGGATAA
- the bioC gene encoding malonyl-ACP O-methyltransferase BioC, whose amino-acid sequence MLSSVKTDKQRIAQTFGKAAVHYDNHANIQRYSGNKLMDLAHHDSGNIVLDAGCGTGYFSQKWKQQGKFVIALDLSHSMLQVAKQQQRADGYLQSDIEHCAIAPQSVDIVFSNLAMQWCEDLSGAIKTLMNTVNVKGALYFSTLTTLTLQEVRDAWQSLDKHPHVNPFLSLHDIEKACRGFHCQFSTETVTEQYDSLHALFASLKGVGANFVQGDRQKGLMTRQKFRALENVWKTESGKYLLTYQIVIGKISHG is encoded by the coding sequence ATGCTTTCTTCAGTCAAAACAGATAAACAACGTATAGCTCAAACCTTTGGTAAAGCCGCTGTTCATTACGATAATCACGCTAATATTCAGCGCTACAGTGGCAATAAATTAATGGATTTAGCGCATCATGATAGTGGCAATATTGTGTTAGATGCTGGATGTGGAACAGGATATTTCAGCCAAAAATGGAAACAGCAAGGCAAGTTTGTTATTGCACTGGATTTGTCACACTCCATGCTACAGGTGGCAAAACAACAACAGCGAGCTGATGGTTACTTACAAAGTGATATCGAACATTGCGCGATTGCACCACAAAGTGTGGACATTGTATTTAGTAATTTAGCGATGCAATGGTGTGAGGATTTATCTGGTGCTATTAAAACATTAATGAATACAGTCAATGTAAAAGGTGCACTTTATTTCTCAACACTCACTACATTGACACTGCAAGAAGTCAGAGATGCTTGGCAATCTCTTGATAAACACCCTCATGTAAATCCTTTTTTATCGCTTCACGATATTGAGAAAGCGTGTCGTGGTTTTCATTGTCAATTTTCTACTGAAACTGTCACAGAACAATACGACTCATTACATGCGCTCTTTGCTTCTTTGAAGGGGGTTGGTGCTAATTTTGTGCAGGGTGATCGACAAAAAGGGTTAATGACACGACAGAAATTTCGTGCACTAGAAAATGTGTGGAAAACAGAATCAGGTAAATATTTACTTACCTATCAAATTGTTATAGGAAAAATATCACATGGCTAA
- the yvcK gene encoding uridine diphosphate-N-acetylglucosamine-binding protein YvcK produces MRNRTLSDLDRVVALGGGHGLGRVLSALSYLGSRLTGIVTTTDNGGSTGRIRQEEGGIAWGDMRNCINQLITEPSVASAMFEYRFSGTGELAGHNLGNLMLKALDNLSVRPLEAINLIRGLLRVNAHLIPMSEQAVDLMAIDDQGNEIYGEVNVDILPKIPQKLDLYPKVPTTREAIEAIEQADLILIGPGSFFTSLMPLLLLPELAQALRRSSATTIYIGNLGKELSPAAASMTMSDKIAMMENYIGLQTIDAVIISPETQYESMKGRLIVQAQLEAKDIPYRHDRHLLGKAIELTLQQLGQRNASAQAVK; encoded by the coding sequence ATGCGAAATCGCACGCTAAGTGATTTAGATCGTGTTGTTGCCCTTGGTGGTGGTCATGGCCTTGGACGTGTGCTTTCAGCACTCTCCTACTTAGGCTCTCGTCTTACTGGTATTGTTACAACAACAGACAATGGCGGTTCTACTGGCCGTATTCGCCAAGAAGAAGGCGGTATTGCGTGGGGAGATATGCGCAACTGTATTAATCAGTTAATTACAGAGCCTTCCGTTGCTTCTGCGATGTTTGAATACCGTTTTTCTGGTACCGGAGAACTGGCTGGGCATAATTTAGGTAATCTAATGCTTAAAGCACTCGATAACTTAAGTGTTCGCCCTTTGGAAGCCATTAATCTTATTCGTGGATTATTAAGAGTGAATGCTCACCTTATTCCTATGTCTGAACAAGCCGTTGACCTTATGGCGATAGACGACCAAGGAAATGAGATTTATGGTGAGGTCAATGTTGATATTTTACCTAAGATCCCCCAAAAGCTTGATCTCTACCCTAAAGTTCCGACTACTCGAGAAGCCATTGAAGCGATTGAACAAGCAGACTTGATCTTAATTGGTCCGGGTAGTTTTTTTACCAGCTTAATGCCTCTGTTATTACTGCCAGAACTGGCACAAGCATTGCGCCGTAGCAGTGCAACAACGATTTACATTGGTAATTTAGGCAAAGAGCTAAGCCCTGCCGCTGCCAGTATGACGATGTCTGATAAAATCGCCATGATGGAGAACTATATTGGTTTACAAACAATAGACGCGGTGATCATTAGCCCTGAAACTCAATATGAATCGATGAAAGGTCGATTAATTGTACAAGCGCAATTGGAAGCCAAAGATATTCCTTATCGTCACGACCGCCATCTATTAGGTAAAGCTATTGAGTTAACGTTGCAACAGTTAGGGCAACGTAATGCATCAGCTCAAGCCGTTAAATAG
- the moaC gene encoding cyclic pyranopterin monophosphate synthase MoaC, with the protein MSQLTHINAAGEAHMVDVSAKAETVREARAEAFVEMSAETLSMITEGKHHKGDVFATARIAGIQAAKRTWELIPLCHPLLLTKVEVRLEALTESNRVRIESVCRLTGKTGVEMEALTAASVAALTIYDMCKAVQKDMVIGPVRLLEKTGGKSGHFKVEA; encoded by the coding sequence ATGTCTCAACTAACTCATATTAATGCTGCCGGTGAAGCTCACATGGTGGATGTTAGCGCTAAAGCTGAAACAGTGCGAGAAGCGCGTGCTGAAGCCTTTGTTGAAATGTCAGCAGAAACATTAAGCATGATCACCGAAGGCAAACACCATAAAGGTGACGTATTTGCAACGGCAAGAATTGCAGGTATTCAAGCCGCAAAAAGAACATGGGAATTAATCCCGTTATGCCATCCGCTGTTATTAACTAAAGTCGAAGTACGTTTAGAAGCACTCACTGAATCTAACCGTGTACGCATTGAGTCTGTTTGTCGTTTAACGGGTAAAACAGGCGTTGAAATGGAAGCATTAACTGCGGCATCAGTAGCAGCATTGACCATTTATGATATGTGCAAAGCTGTTCAAAAAGATATGGTGATTGGGCCTGTACGTTTATTAGAAAAAACAGGTGGCAAATCTGGTCACTTTAAGGTGGAAGCATGA
- the bioF gene encoding 8-amino-7-oxononanoate synthase, with the protein MSWQTYLDEQLNARRNTPLWRKRKVIKQADGRFLITISDEKYLNFSGNDYLGISQHADVIKAWQQGADEYGVGSGGSGHITGFTQAHEQLEQHLADWLGYDNALLFSSGYSANQGVISALLEKDDAIIADKLCHASLMEAAVLSPATLWRFLHNSPDSLSQRLNKTSANKTFVVTEGVFSMDGDKAPLREIATISQKHHAWLMVDDAHGIGVLGKEGRGSCDEAGIKPEILVVTFGKAFGVSGAAVLCNKLTAEFFEQYARHLIYSTSMPPAQAIALNSALNVIKQADNEREYLQQLIDTFRQGVISLPVKLLPSKTAIQPLVIGDEQLCQTLSDYLQSKGLWVKAIFPPTVPPQSARLRITLTTRHHLSDIKLLIETLHAFFSQNR; encoded by the coding sequence ATGAGCTGGCAAACCTATTTAGATGAACAACTTAATGCGCGTAGAAATACGCCATTATGGCGAAAACGCAAAGTGATCAAACAAGCGGATGGGCGTTTTTTGATCACCATTTCAGATGAAAAATACCTTAATTTTTCAGGCAATGATTATTTAGGCATCAGCCAGCATGCAGACGTTATTAAAGCATGGCAACAAGGTGCCGATGAATACGGTGTAGGTAGCGGTGGATCAGGGCATATCACAGGATTTACACAAGCTCATGAGCAATTAGAACAGCACCTTGCAGATTGGTTAGGTTACGATAATGCACTGTTATTTTCATCCGGTTACAGTGCTAATCAAGGTGTCATTTCGGCATTACTTGAAAAAGACGATGCAATTATTGCAGATAAACTTTGTCATGCTTCACTAATGGAAGCCGCAGTATTATCACCCGCGACATTATGGCGATTTTTACATAATTCTCCTGATTCTTTATCTCAACGACTAAATAAAACGTCAGCTAATAAAACCTTTGTGGTAACAGAAGGGGTATTTAGTATGGATGGAGATAAAGCACCATTAAGAGAAATAGCAACAATAAGCCAAAAACATCATGCATGGTTAATGGTTGATGATGCGCATGGTATTGGTGTTTTAGGTAAAGAAGGCCGAGGCAGTTGTGATGAAGCAGGGATTAAACCTGAAATATTAGTAGTCACTTTTGGTAAAGCGTTTGGTGTCAGCGGGGCGGCTGTGCTTTGTAATAAACTAACCGCAGAGTTTTTCGAACAATATGCTCGTCACCTTATTTACAGTACATCAATGCCACCGGCACAAGCTATAGCCTTAAATTCTGCTCTAAATGTTATTAAGCAAGCGGATAATGAGCGAGAATATCTTCAACAATTAATTGATACTTTTCGCCAAGGTGTAATTTCACTTCCGGTTAAATTATTACCTTCAAAAACCGCTATTCAGCCATTAGTTATTGGTGATGAACAATTGTGCCAAACACTTTCAGATTATCTGCAATCTAAAGGACTTTGGGTAAAAGCAATTTTCCCACCTACCGTACCTCCTCAAAGTGCACGTTTACGAATAACGTTAACTACTCGCCATCATCTTTCAGATATTAAGCTGTTAATCGAGACGCTTCATGCTTTCTTCAGTCAAAACAGATAA
- the uvrB gene encoding excinuclease ABC subunit UvrB produces the protein MSKDFKLHSEFKPGGDQPAAIASLCEGLDDGLAHQTLLGVTGSGKTFTIANVIANLNRPTMVLAPNKTLAAQLYSEMKEFFPENAVEYFVSYYDYYQPEAYVPSSDTFIEKDASVNEHIEQMRLSATKALLERKDVIVVSSVSAIYGLGDPDSYLKMMLHLTNGMIIDQRAILRRLADLQYTRNDQAFQRGTFRVRGEVIDIFPAESDDYALRVELFDEEVERLSLFDPLTGQIHYNVPRFTVYPKTHYVTPRERILEAMEEIKKELADRRKVLLANDKLVEEQRVTQRTQFDLEMMNELGYCSGIENYSRYLSGRGPGEPPPTLFDYLPANGLLVIDESHVTIPQIGGMYKGDRSRKETLVEYGFRLPSALDNRPLRFEEFEALAPQTIYVSATPGKYELEKSGNEIVEQVVRPTGLLDPIVEVRPVATQVDDLLSEIRIRAAKNERVLVTTLTKRMAEDLTEYLEEHGERVRYLHSDIDTVERVEIIRDLRLGEFDVLVGINLLREGLDMPEVSLVAILDADKEGFLRSERSLIQTIGRAARNLEGKAILYGDKITDSMARAISETERRREKQQQFNLEHGIVPKGLNKKVGDILKIGQPSQGRNKKGHKAADIHENYPLLSTAELEKEIQRLEAEMYQYAKDLEFEKAASTRDKLQALRAQFIANS, from the coding sequence ATGAGCAAAGATTTTAAACTGCATTCTGAATTTAAACCGGGTGGTGATCAACCTGCCGCTATTGCCTCACTTTGTGAAGGATTAGATGATGGTCTTGCTCATCAAACTCTTTTAGGGGTAACAGGCTCAGGAAAAACCTTTACGATTGCCAATGTGATTGCCAATCTAAATCGTCCGACTATGGTGTTGGCGCCAAATAAAACATTGGCAGCACAGCTTTATAGTGAAATGAAAGAATTCTTCCCTGAAAATGCAGTGGAATACTTTGTTTCTTATTATGATTATTATCAGCCTGAAGCGTATGTTCCAAGCTCTGATACCTTTATTGAAAAAGATGCTTCTGTTAACGAACATATCGAACAAATGCGTCTATCAGCCACTAAAGCCTTGCTAGAACGTAAAGACGTTATTGTTGTGTCATCGGTTTCTGCTATCTACGGTTTGGGTGATCCTGATAGCTATTTAAAAATGATGCTTCATCTGACTAACGGCATGATAATCGACCAACGTGCCATTTTACGTCGCCTTGCTGATTTACAATATACTCGCAATGATCAAGCCTTCCAGCGCGGTACATTTCGTGTTCGTGGCGAAGTGATTGATATCTTTCCTGCTGAATCTGATGATTATGCATTACGTGTTGAGCTCTTTGATGAGGAAGTCGAACGTCTTTCACTGTTTGACCCTTTAACTGGGCAAATTCACTACAATGTGCCTCGTTTTACTGTTTACCCCAAAACGCACTATGTCACCCCGCGTGAGCGTATTCTTGAAGCGATGGAAGAAATTAAAAAAGAACTCGCAGATAGACGCAAAGTGCTTTTAGCTAACGATAAACTGGTTGAAGAGCAACGCGTGACACAGCGTACTCAATTTGACCTCGAAATGATGAATGAATTGGGGTATTGCTCTGGTATCGAAAACTATTCCCGCTATTTGTCAGGGAGAGGTCCCGGTGAACCACCTCCAACTCTATTTGATTACCTTCCTGCTAACGGTTTATTAGTGATTGATGAATCACACGTTACTATCCCTCAAATTGGTGGAATGTATAAAGGCGACCGCTCCCGTAAAGAAACCTTAGTTGAATATGGCTTCCGTTTACCTTCTGCGCTTGATAACCGTCCATTACGTTTTGAAGAGTTTGAGGCATTAGCACCACAAACAATTTATGTTTCAGCGACGCCGGGTAAATATGAGCTTGAAAAATCGGGTAATGAAATTGTTGAGCAAGTTGTAAGACCAACAGGTTTACTTGATCCCATTGTCGAAGTGCGACCTGTTGCCACTCAAGTCGATGATTTACTTTCTGAAATTCGTATTCGTGCGGCAAAAAATGAACGTGTGCTGGTGACAACACTGACAAAACGAATGGCTGAAGATTTAACGGAATATCTTGAAGAGCATGGCGAGCGTGTTCGTTATTTACACTCTGATATCGATACTGTTGAACGTGTCGAAATTATTCGTGATTTGCGCCTCGGTGAGTTTGATGTCTTAGTGGGTATCAACTTACTTCGAGAAGGTTTGGATATGCCTGAAGTCTCTTTGGTGGCGATTTTAGACGCTGATAAAGAGGGCTTCTTACGTTCAGAGCGCTCATTGATTCAGACAATTGGTCGTGCCGCTCGTAACCTTGAAGGTAAAGCGATTCTATATGGCGATAAAATTACTGATTCAATGGCGAGAGCCATCAGTGAAACAGAACGCCGTCGTGAGAAACAGCAACAATTTAACCTTGAGCATGGCATTGTGCCTAAAGGGTTAAATAAGAAAGTGGGCGATATCCTTAAGATTGGTCAGCCTTCTCAAGGACGTAATAAGAAAGGGCATAAGGCAGCGGATATTCATGAAAATTATCCATTGCTATCAACGGCTGAATTGGAAAAAGAGATCCAACGCTTAGAAGCTGAAATGTATCAATATGCAAAAGATCTTGAATTTGAGAAAGCAGCAAGCACTCGTGATAAGTTGCAGGCATTACGCGCTCAGTTTATTGCTAACTCTTGA
- a CDS encoding Bax inhibitor-1 family protein, with protein sequence MDRFSRSNDSIVQRTGSGLQTFMAQVYGWMTVGLLLTAFVALYVASSEALLSMIFSSKIVFFGLIIAQLGLVFVLSGMVHKMSGAMATSLFMLYSVLTGVTISSVLLLYTASSIASTFFICAAMFGALSIYGYTTKRSLTGMGSFLFMGLIGIIIASIVNIFMQSSMMSMVISYAGVLIFAGLTAYDTQKLKDMGNEINQEDKENMRRYSIMGALTLYLDFINLFLMLLRILGDRR encoded by the coding sequence ATGGATCGATTTTCACGTTCAAATGATTCAATCGTACAGCGCACAGGTTCTGGCCTACAAACCTTTATGGCTCAGGTTTATGGTTGGATGACTGTAGGTCTGTTATTAACTGCGTTTGTTGCACTCTACGTTGCATCAAGCGAAGCATTATTATCAATGATTTTCTCAAGCAAGATCGTCTTTTTTGGTCTGATCATTGCTCAATTAGGGTTAGTTTTCGTGTTATCAGGTATGGTTCATAAAATGAGTGGTGCAATGGCAACCTCATTATTTATGCTCTATTCCGTGTTAACGGGCGTGACTATCTCAAGCGTATTACTGCTTTACACCGCATCTTCAATTGCGAGCACATTCTTTATTTGTGCGGCAATGTTCGGCGCATTAAGCATTTACGGTTATACGACTAAGCGTAGCTTAACGGGTATGGGTAGCTTCCTGTTTATGGGGCTTATCGGTATCATTATCGCTTCTATCGTTAATATCTTTATGCAAAGCTCAATGATGAGCATGGTTATCTCTTACGCAGGTGTGTTAATTTTTGCAGGTTTAACTGCTTATGACACACAAAAATTAAAAGATATGGGTAATGAGATTAACCAAGAAGATAAAGAAAATATGCGCCGTTACTCAATTATGGGTGCATTGACGCTTTATTTAGATTTCATCAACCTGTTCTTAATGTTACTGCGTATTTTAGGCGACCGTCGTTAA
- the moaE gene encoding molybdopterin synthase catalytic subunit MoaE, translated as MSASTRISVQTENFSVGDEYQWLSECDSDGAVVTFTGKVRNHNLGDEVSTLTLEHYPGMTEKALTDIVNEARSRWPLQRVSVIHRVGTLHIGEEIVFVGVTSSHRNSAFESAEFIMDFLKTRAPFWKKEGLSENNERWVDARQSDYDSAERWE; from the coding sequence ATGAGCGCATCAACTCGTATTTCAGTACAAACCGAAAATTTTAGCGTTGGTGATGAATACCAATGGCTTTCAGAGTGCGACAGTGATGGTGCTGTTGTGACATTTACCGGTAAAGTTCGCAATCATAATCTTGGTGATGAAGTGAGCACGCTTACGCTTGAGCACTATCCAGGAATGACTGAAAAAGCACTGACGGATATTGTAAACGAAGCCCGTTCTCGTTGGCCTCTACAGCGTGTAAGTGTTATTCACCGCGTAGGAACTTTGCATATTGGTGAAGAGATAGTGTTTGTCGGTGTAACCAGTTCTCATCGTAATAGCGCCTTTGAATCCGCTGAATTTATTATGGATTTCTTAAAAACACGCGCGCCATTTTGGAAAAAAGAAGGGCTTTCTGAAAATAACGAGAGATGGGTTGATGCACGTCAAAGTGATTATGACTCGGCTGAGCGCTGGGAATAA